Proteins encoded in a region of the Dreissena polymorpha isolate Duluth1 chromosome 6, UMN_Dpol_1.0, whole genome shotgun sequence genome:
- the LOC127834543 gene encoding uncharacterized protein LOC127834543 — protein MLYVLILAIALACVSCDAFGFRARTKEDSGALDLSRRQWGYYGYPYLYGGITIIAVGRRRRSVEGERFKVEIKADPCVFEIYDANRDDVITMDELEAIFGEGEKTKELGKVLDDSGDGQVDKEEFKEDMHKYVEGC, from the exons ATGCTGTACGTGCTGATTCTAGCGATTGCCCTCGCATGCGTCTCTTGTGATGCTTTTGGCTTCCGTGCAAGAACGAAAGAGGACAGTGGAGCACTAGATCTCTCTCGCCGTCAGTGGGGGTATTACGGTTATCCGTATTTATACGGTGGCATTACGATTATCGCCGTTGGAAGAAGAAGGAGAAGCGTTGAG GGGGAGCGTTTCAAAGTGGAAATTAAAGCAGATCCGTGCGTTTTCGAGATTTACGATGCAAACAGAGATGACGTGATAACAATGGATGAGCTCGAAGCGATTTTTGGAGAAGGAGAAAAAACAAAAGAATTGGGAAAGGTGCTTGACGATTCCG GTGACGGTCAGGTGGACAAAGAAGAGTTCAAGGAGGACATGCATAAATATGTTGAAGGATGTTAA
- the LOC127835673 gene encoding iduronate 2-sulfatase-like: MRADLGCYQGTDFPSRDDPQIHSPNIDALARKSLLLKKAYVQQAICSPSRTSFLTSRRPDTTHVYDLDTYWRKKSGNFTTIPQYFKNHGRITAGMGKIFHPVLNSHEDAPYSWTEPYVQPRPSSYEGAKISHMYLNDSQLANDPLVDEKIAQAAVRALQDFATGGKYAERPFFLAVGFSRPHLPFVSPVRFSQYYPASSVHLPSNPYAPTNMPRIAWWSSLELINGYTDITALNYHGNINETLPDNVARELRRAYFSAISWVDSLVGVVLNELERLGLSNDTVVSLLGDHGYQLGEHGIWTKHSNFELAAHAPMMIRIPGLTDNGIITNRLVEFVDLFPTLVDAVGLPPIPVCPENSQNVLTCTEGESFMPLVHNATAAWKHSAFSQYPRGARIMGYSLRSDRYRYTEWVDFNNQTFKPDWTRNHGTELYDHQTDPDENHNVASDHANADLVKSMAFRLHAGWRHVSPSINNPTIVG, encoded by the coding sequence ATGAGGGCTGATTTAGGATGCTACCAAGGCACAGACTTCCCGTCACGTGATGACCCTCAGATTCACTCGCCAAATATCGACGCTCTAGCGCGGAAAAGCCTGCTCCTGAAAAAGGCGTACGTACAGCAGGCGATTTGTAGTCCAAGCCGAACGTCATTCCTTACGTCACGGCGACCGGATACGACGCATGTTTACGATCTGGATACGTACTGGCGCAAAAAGAGCGGGAACTTCACGACTATACCACAGTACTTCAAAAACCACGGAAGGATAACCGCCGGTATGGGTAAAATATTCCACCCGGTACTTAATAGTCATGAGGATGCCCCTTATTCGTGGACGGAGCCGTACGTTCAGCCGCGACCATCGAGCTACGAAGGGGCTAAAATAAGTCATATGTACCTAAACGATTCCCAGCTCGCGAACGACCCGCTTGTAGATGAAAAAATCGCGCAGGCTGCTGTAAGAGCTCTGCAGGATTTTGCAACGGGTGGCAAATACGCGGAACGTCCGTTCTTTCTCGCTGTAGGTTTTTCTAGGCCACATTTGCCGTTTGTGTCGCCGGTAAGGTTTTCGCAATACTACCCTGCTAGTTCAGTTCATCTTCCAAGCAATCCGTACGCACCGACCAACATGCCGCGCATCGCATGGTGGTCAAGTTTGGAGTTGATTAACGGTTACACGGACATTACAGCTTTAAACTATCACGGGAACATAAATGAGACGCTGCCGGATAATGTCGCGCGCGAGCTCAGGAGAGCGTACTTTTCAGCGATATCGTGGGTTGATTCGTTAGTTGGCGTCGTTTTAAATGAACTGGAACGCTTAGGGCTTTCCAATGACACTGTTGTTTCTCTTCTCGGCGATCACGGATACCAGCTCGGAGAGCACGGCATCTGGACGAAGCATTCGAATTTCGAGTTGGCCGCGCATGCGCCTATGATGATTCGGATCCCCGGCCTCACCGACAACGGAATCATTACAAATCGCCTGGTGGAATTTGTGGACTTGTTTCCGACGCTTGTTGACGCGGTCGGTTTACCACCGATTCCCGTTTGTCCCGAGAATTCACAGAACGTGCTCACGTGTACGGAAGGTGAGAGCTTTATGCCGCTGGTCCATAACGCAACAGCTGCGTGGAAACACTCTGCGTTTTCGCAGTACCCGCGCGGCGCTAGAATCATGGGTTACTCACTGCGTTCAGATCGTTACCGGTACACGGAGTGGGTCGATTTCAACAACCAAACCTTTAAGCCGGATTGGACCAGAAATCACGGCACGGAACTGTACGATCACCAGACGGACCCCGACGAGAATCATAACGTAGCGTCCGACCACGCTAATGCAGATCTGGTGAAAAGCATGGCCTTTCGACTACATGCCGGCTGGCGTCACGTAAGCCCGTCAATCAATAACCCAACAATAGTGGGatga